CTTCGGTCCAGCCCATGTGCCGCAGCATCATTTCGGCGGAAAGGATCAGCGAACCCGGGTTGACCTGGTCCTTGCCGGCGTATTTCGGCGCAGTCCCGTGGGTTGCCTCGAACATCGCGATGGTGTCGGACAGGTTCGCACCTGGCGCGATACCGATACCGCCCACTTCGGCCGCGAGGGCGTCAGAGAGGTAGTCGCCGTTGAGGTTTAGGGTCGCGATCACATCGTATTCGGCCGGGCGCAGCAGGATCTGCTGGAGCATGGCATCGGCGATGGCGTCCTTGACGATGACATTCTTGCCGGTTTTCGGGTTCTTGAACTGCATCCACGGCCCGCCGTCGAGCAGCGTTGCGCCGAATTCTTCAGCCGCCACTTCGTAGGCCCATTCCTTGAAGGCACCTTCGGTGAACTTCATGATGTTGCCTTTGTGGACGATGGTCAGCGAGTCGCGATCGTTGTCGACCACATACTGCAGAGCCTTGCGCGCCAGACGCTTGGTGCCTTGCAGCGAAACCGGCTTGACGCCGATGCCGCAGTTTTCGTCGAAACGGATCTTGGTGACGCCCATTTCTTCTTTAAGGAATTTGATGACTTTGGTGGCTTCCGGCGAACCGGCCTTCCACTCGATGCCGGCGTAAATGTCTTCCGAGTTCTCGCGAAAGATCGTCATGTCGACGTCGCCAGGCTTTTTCACCGGGCTCGGCACGCCTTCAAACCAGCGCACCGGGCGCAGGCAGACATAGAGGTCGAGTTGCTGACGCAGGGCCACGTTCAACGAACGGATGCCGCCGCCGACCGGGGTGGTCAGAGGGCCCTTGATGGAAACCACGTAATCTTTGACCGCGTCCAGGGTTTCCTGAGGTAGCCAGGTGTCCTGATCGTAAACCTGAGTCGCTTTCTCCCCGGCGAAGACTTCCATCCAGGAAATTTTGCGCTCGCCGCCGTAAGCCTTCTTCACAGCAGCATCGACAACCTTGATCATGACCGGGCTGATATCAACGCCAATACCATCGCCTTCGATAAAGGGGATGATCGGGTTGTTAGGAACATTGAGAGAATGGTCCGCGTTGACGGTGATTTTGTCGCCGACTGCTGGCACCTGAATCTTCTTGTATCCCATGCTGAACTCCATTGTTTGGATTGAACATCTGGCTTCGTTCGAGCGTACCCCAGTTAAATCGGCGCGAAAACCCTATGTTCCACCCATCTGCGGCAAAGCTGCGCAGTTCATGTTCTACAAGCCTGAAAGCAAAGGGAAAAGCGCCAAACTCAAGCACGGTGCAAGACTCTACGCCCCACTCGCCCCTGCGACCTTTAGACCAATGGACGAGATTCGTTGCGTATGAACCATCGGCAGATTGCCAGCCACCTATGTATAATGCCGCCGCTGACCGAAGGGTCACACAGGCCGAGCTCTCTATTACGAGACTCTCAGCCAGATTGAAGCCGGGTTGTTATCGCAGCCCACCCGCTTGACGCTCGACTGATGCACCCAACATCACCGCGCACAAATCTCGACATTCGGCTCATGGACGACTTTGAACGAACGCGCTTATCCGGCGCCCCTCGAGTTTTCTGCGCATGCTTTAGCAAAGAAGAGAGTTAATCCGAATATGCCCACCCGCTCGAAGATCATCTATACCTTCACCGACGAAGCCCCAGCCCTCGCCACCTATTCACTGTTGCCTATCGTAGAGGCTTTCACCGCCTCCGCTGATATCGCCGTGGAAACCCGCGATATCTCTCTTGCAGGGCGCATCCTGGCCAGCTTCCCCGAGCAATTGGGTGACAAAGCCGTAGCCGACCACCTCGCCGAACTGGGCGACCTGGCCGTTACGCCTGAAGCCAACATCATCAAGTTGCCGAACATCAGTGCTTCGGTTCCGCAACTGCAAGCCGCGATCAAAGAGCTGCAAGCCCAGGGCTTCGCACTGCCGGACTACCCGGAAACCGTGAGCAGCGACGCCGACAAAGAAGCCAAGTCGCGTTACGACAAGATCAAGGGCAGCGCCGTGAACCCGGTACTGCGCGAAGGCAACTCCGATCGCCGCGCACCGCTGTCGGTCAAGAACTATGCGCGCAAGCACCCGCACAAAATGGGCGCCTGGGCTGCAGACTCCAAATCCCACGTTGCGCACATGAGCACCGGCGATTTCTACGGCAGCGAAAAAGCTGCCTTGATCGACGCCGCTGACGCCGTGAAAATCGAACTGATCGCTCAGGACGGCACCGCCACCGTGCTGAAAGAAAAGACCAGCGTGCAAGCTGGTGAGATCCTCGATTGCGCGGTCATGAGCAAAAACGCTCTGCGCAGCTTCATCGCCGCCGAGATCGAAGACGCCAAAGCCAAAGGCGTGCTGCTGTCGGTGCACTTGAAAGCGACCATGATGAAGGTCTCCGACCCGATCATGTTCGGCCAGATCGTTGCCGAGTTCTATAAAGACGCACTGGCCAAGCACGCTGACGTGCTGGCACAGATCGGCTTCAACCTGAACAACGGCATCGGCGACCTGTACGCTCGCATCAAGGCCTTGCCGGCCGAGCAGCAAGCGCAGATCGAAGCGGACATTCAGGCGGTTTACGCCGTGCGTCCGTCGTTGGCCATGGTCAACTCCGACAAAGGCATCACCAACCTGCACGTGCCAAGCGACGTTATCGTCGACGCCTCGATGCCGGCGATGATCCGTGACTCCGGCAAAATGTGGGGCACTGACGGTCAGTTGCACGACACCAAGGCTGTGATCCCGGATCGTTGCTACGCGACCATTTACCAGGCGGTCATCGAAGACTGCAAGGCCAACGGCGCGTTTGATCCGACCACCATGGGCAGCGTGCCAAACGTTGGCCTGATGGCGAAGAAAGCCGAAGAGTACGGCTCGCACGACAAGACTTTCCAGATCAAGGCCAACGGTGTCGTTCGCGTTACCGACAGCAAAGGCGCCCTGCTGCTGGAACAGTCGGTTGAAACCGGCGACATCTTCCGCATGTGCCAGACCAAAGACGCACCGATCCAGGATTGGGTGAAACTGGCTGTCAACCGTGCTCGCGCCAGCAGCACCCCGGCGATTTTCTGGCTGGACCCAATGCGCGCTCACGATGGCGTAGTGATCGAGAAAGTTCAGGCTTACCTGAAGGATCACGACACTTCCGGCCTGGACATCCGCATCATGTCGCCAGTCGACGCGATGAAGTTCACCCTGGACCGCACTCGCGAAGGCAAGGACACCATCTCGGTGACCGGCAACGTATTGCGCGACTACCTGACTGACCTGTTCCCGATCATGGAACTGGGCACCAGCGCCAAGATGCTGTCGATCGTACCGCTGATGAATGGCGGCGGTCTGTTTGAAACCGGCGCTGGCGGTTCGGCACCAAAGCACGTTCAACAGCTGCTGGAAGAGAACTTCCTGCGTTGGGATTCGCTGGGCGAGTTCCTCGCGTTGGCTGCTTCGCTTGAGCATCTGGGTGTGACGTACAACAACCCTAAAGCGCTGGTGTTGGCTAAAACTCTGGATCAGGCCACTGGCCAGTTCCTCGACAACAACAAGTCGCCATCGCGCAAAGTCGGCAACATCGACAACCGCGGCAGCCACTTCTACCTGGCGCTGTACTGGGCTCAAGCCCTGGCCGCCCAGTCCGAAGACACTGCACTGCAAGCGCAGTTTGGCCAATTGGCGAAAACCCTGACCGAGAACGAAGCGACCATCGTCGCCGAGCTCAACGCCGTTCAGGGCAAACCAGTGGACATCGGCGGTTACTACCACGCCAATGCCGAGCTGATCAGCAAGGCCATGCGCCCGAGCAACACCTTCAACGCTGCGATTGCAGCGTTGGTTTAAGGTTGTAAGGGAACATCACAAACCCCGGCCCCGTGCCGGGGTTTGTGTTTCTGTCATGCGCAACACTTGTAGCAGCTGCCGAGCCTGCGAGGCTGCGTTCGGCGGCGGAGCCGTCGTAGAATCAGGCCCTGCGGTGTTTCAGACTGACCGCGGGCATAGGGTTTACGACTGCTGCGCAGCCGAACGCAGCCTCGCAGGCTCGGCAGCTGCTACAGACCACACGAGGTATTTTCATGACTTGGCTACCCCACATCACCGTCGCCACCATCGTCGAAGACAACGGTCGCTTCCTGATGGTCGAAGAACTCAAGGGCGGCCGCGCGGTGCTCAACCAGCCCGCCGGTCACCTCGACCCGAATGAAACCCTGATCGAAGCCGCCGTGCGCGAAACTCTTGAAGAAACCGGCTGGGACGTCGAGCCAACCGCCATCGTCGGCCTGTACCTCTACACCGCACCGAGCAACGGCGTGACTTATCAGCGCGTCTGCTTCATCGCCAAAGCGCTCAAACACAACCCCGACTATCAACTGGACGACGGCATTCTCGGCGCCAAATGGCTGACCCGTGACGAACTGCTGGCCCAGCGCGCAAACTGGCGCAGTGAGCTGATCATCCGCTGTATCGATGATTATCTGGACGGCAAGCACTTCGGTCTCGAACTGATCCGCCCTTCTCTTTAGCCTTGTGGGCTTCGGCCTGCTAGAATCGCGTCCTTTTTAAAGACACTCATTGAATCCCTATGCGTGATCCAGCCCCTTCTGACACACAAAAGAAGCGCGTCATTGTCGGCATGTCCGGCGGCGTGGACTCTTCCGTTTCCGCTCTCCTGCTGATCGAGCAGGGTTATGAGGTGGAAGGCCTGTTCATGAAGAACTGGGAAGAAGACGATGGAACGGAATACTGCACCGCCATGGACGACCTGGCGGATGCGCAGGCTGTGTGCGACAAAATTGGCATCAAGCTGCACACCGCCAATTTCGCCGCCGAGTACTGGGACAACGTGTTCGAGCACTTCCTGGCCGAATACAAGGCCGGCCGCACGCCGAACCCGGACATCCTGTGTAACCGCGAGATCAAGTTCAAGGCGTTCCTCGACTACGCCATGGTGCTCGGCGCAGACCTGATCGCCACCGGCCACTACGTGCGTCGCCGCGACATCGATGGCCGCACCGAACTGCTCAAGGGCCTCGATCCGAACAAGGACCAGAGTTATTTCCTGCACGCCGTCGGCGGTGAACAGATCGCCAAGACCCTGTTCCCGGTCGGCGAGCTGGAAAAACCGGAAGTGCGCGCGATTGCCGAGAAACACGATCTGGCGACCGCGAAGAAAAAGGATTCCACCGGCATCTGCTTTATCGGCGAACGCCGTTTCAGCGACTTCCTCAAGCAGTACCTGCCGGCGCAACCGGGCGAAATCAAAACCACCGAAGGCGAAGTCATCGGCCGCCACCACGGCTTGATGTACCACACCATCGGCCAGCGTCAGGGCCTTGGTATTGGCGGTTTGAAAGACGCCAGCGACGAGCCGTGGTACGTGCTGATCAAGGACTTGGTCAACAACGAGCTGATCGTCGGCCAGGGCAATGATCACCCTTACCTGTTCTCCCGCGCCCTGCTCGCCTCGGACATCTATTGGGTCAACCCGATCGACCTGAGCCAGCCGCGACGCCTGACGGCCAAAGTGCGTTATCGCCAGAGCGACCAGGCGTGCACGCTGGAAAAAACCGCCAGCGGCTACCGCGCGACTTTCGATGACCCGCAACGCGCGGTCACTCCGGGGCAATCCGTGGTGTTCTATGACGGTGAAATCTGCCTCGGCGGCGGCGTGATCGAAGTTGCCGAACCGTGGACGCGCCAAGACACTGCTCAAGGCGCGGCACAATGAGCCCGACTCAGGAGCAACTGACGGCACTCGGCGGCGTATTTCTCGCTGCGGTGCTGGTCGACAAGATCGCCAAGACCGGCCAGACCAGCGAAGCCGGTTTGGCCTGCATGCTCGGCAGTCTGCTGATTCGCGACCCCAAGGACACGCTGGAAGTCTACGGTGGCGACGACCTCAATTTGCGCGAAGGTTATCGCGCGTTGATTGGCGCCCTCGAACGCGACCCGAGCACGCTGCAGCGCGAACCGCTGCGTTACGCCCTGGCGATGCTCGGTCTGGAGCGGCAACTGGCCAAACGCGACGACATGCTCGACGTGATCGGCAAGCGTCTGCCGCAGATTCAGTCACAGGTCGAGCATTTCGGCCCGGCCCACGAAAATGTGATTGCCGCGTGCGGCGCGCTGTACCAGGACACCCTGAGCACCCTGCGCCAACGCATTCAGGTGCACGGCGACATGCGCAACCTGCAGCAACCGAGCAACGCTTCGAAGATCCGCGCGCTGTTGCTCGCCGGGATTCGCTCGGCGCGGCTGTGGCGGCAGTTGGGTGGCCATCGCTGGCAGTTGGTGATCAGTCGTCGCAAGTTACTGAAAGAGCTTTACCCGCTGATGCGCAGCAGCTGAACCCGCGCCCGCAAGACTGTTTCAGATCTGTAACGCGTAATACGCCGGTCAGTTGGCAACGGACCGGCGGATTTTTTCATGTATGATACGCGCCCCATTTCGTTGCCCGACTGTCCGAGAACACCCCATGCAGCTTTCTTCGCTCACTGCGGTTTCCCCTGTTGACGGCCGCTACGCCGGCAAAACCCAGGCCCTGCGCCCAATTTTCAGCGAATACGGTCTGATCCGTGCGCGCGTTCTGGTTGAAGTGCGCTGGCTCCAGCGCCTGGCCGCTCACCCAGGCATCAGCGAAGTGCCGGCGTTCTCCGCCGAAGCCAACGCGGTGTTGAACACCCTGGCAGACAACTTCGCTCTGGAGCACGCCGAGCGTGTCAAAGAGATCGAGCGCACCACCAACCACGACGTCAAAGCCATCGAATACCTGCTCAAAGAGCAAGCGGCCAAGCTGCCGGAATTGGCCAAGGTCAGCGAATTCATCCACTTTGCCTGCACCAGCGAGGACATCAACAACCTGTCCCACGCCCTGATGCTGCGCGAAGGCCGTGATGATGTAATGCTGCCGCTGATGCGCCAGACCGCCGAAGCCATCCGCGAACTGGCCGTGCGTTTCGCTGACGTGCCGATGCTTTCGCGCACTCACGGTCAACCAGCCTCCCCGACCACTCTGGGCAAAGAGCTGGCGAACGTGGTTTACCGTCTGGAGCGTCAAATTGCTCAGGTTGCTGCGGTGCCGCTGCTGGGCAAGATCAACGGCGCAGTCGGCAACTACAATGCGCACCTGTCGGCCTACCCGGAAATCGACTGGGAAGAAAATGCCCGCGCTTTCATCGAAGACGAGCTGGGCCTGGGCTTCAACCCGTACACCACGCAGATCGAACCGCACGACTACATTGCCGAGCTGTTCGACGCGATTGCGCGCTTCAACACCATCCTGATCGACTTCGACCGCGACATCTGGGGCTACATTTCCCTGGGTTATTTCAAACAGCGCACCATCGCTGGCGAAATCGGTTCGTCGACCATGCCGCACAAGGTCAACCCGATCGACTTCGAAAACTCCGAAGGCAACCTGGGTATCGCCAACGCACTGTTCCAGCACTTGGCGAGCAAACTGCCAATTTCCCGCTGGCAGCGCGACCTGACCGACTCCACCGTATTGCGCAACCTCGGTGTCGGCTTCGCCCACAGCGTGATTGCCTACGAAGCCAGCCTCAAAGGCATCAGCAAACTTGAGCTCAACGCGCAGAAGATTGCCGCTGACCTCGACGCGTGCTGGGAAGTGTTGGCCGAGCCGATCCAGACTGTCATGCGTCGCTACAACATCGAAAACCCGTACGAGAAGCTGAAAGAGTTGACCCGTGGCAAGGGCATCAGCCCTGAAGCGTTGCAAACTTTCATCGACGGCCTGGACATGCCAGCCGCGGCCAAAGCCGAGCTGAAATTGCTGACCCCGGCCAACTACATCGGCAACGCTGTAGAGCAAGCCAAACGCATCTGATCCAACGCTGTACCCGTTTGAGACGCCCGGCAGCGCCGGGCGTTTTTATTCCCGTCTGAAAAGTGCTTTTTTTCAATAGGTTACACATGAATCCTGACATTCCTCTTCAACTTCTGGGCGGCATCACGGCGCGCGAATTCCTGCGTGACTACTGGCAGAAAAAACCACTGCTGATCCGCCAGGCAATGCCTGATTTCGAAAGCCCGATCGACCCGGACGAACTGGCCGGCCTGGCGCTGGAAGAAGAAGTTGAATCGCGTCTGGTGATCGAGCACGGCGAGCGTCCCTGGGAAATGCGTCGCGGCCCGTTCGCTGAAGACGAGTTCAGCAAATTGCCGGAAACCGAGTGGACCTTGCTGGTGCAAGCGGTCGATCAGTTCGTGCCGGAAGTCAGCGAACTGCTGGAAAACTTCCGTTTCCTGCCGAGCTGGCGCGTCGATGACGTGATGATCAGCTTCGCTGCACCGGGTGGCAGCGTTGGTCCGCACTTCGATAACTACGACGTGTTCCTGCTGCAAGGTCACGGCAAGCGCAATTGGAAAATCGGCCAGATGTGCGATTCCGAGAGCACCCTGCTGCCGCACGCAGACCTGCGCATTCTTGCCGACTTCGAAGCCACCGATGAGTGGGTTCTGGAGCCGGGCGACATGCTTTATCTGCCGCCGCGTCTGGCCCATTGTGGCGTTGCGGTTGACGACTGCATGACCTACTCGGTCGGCTTCCGCGCACCAAGCGCCTCGGAAGTGCTGACGCATTTCACCGACTTCCTCAGCCAGTTCCTGACTGACGAAGAGCGCTACACCGATGCCGACGCCCTGCCGGCAGTCGATCCGCACCAAATTCAGCACGACGCGCTTGATCGCTTGAAAGCCTTGCTGGCCGAGCACATGAGCGACGAGCGTCTGCTGCTGACCTGGTTCGGCCAGTACATGACCGAACCGCGCTACCCGGAATTGGTGGTTGGCCCGGAAGAAATCGAAGAAGAAGACTTCCTCGCCAGCCTCGAAGAAGGCGCAGTGCTGATCCGCAACCCGAGCGCGCGCATGGCGTGGTCCGAAGTCGATGACGACTTGCTGTTGTTCGCCAGCGGCCAGAGCCGTTACCTGCCGGGCAAACTGCGCGAGCTGCTGAAGCTGATCTGCGCGGCTGACGCTCTGCACAGCGATAACCTCGGCGCATGGCTGAGCGATGAAGACGGTCGCGGCTTGCTGTGCGAATTGGTCAAGCAAGGCAGCCTGGGGTTTGCTGATGAATAAAATCCACGTTCGTGTCGCAGACTGGCAAAAGGATATCGCCGAGATCCGGCGCATTCGTGAGACGGTGTTCATCGCCGAGCAATCCGTTCCACCTGAACTGGAATGGGATGCCGATGACGCCACAGCGGTGCATTTCCTCGCATACGAAGGCGACTTTCCGATTGGCACCGCGCGCCTGTTGCCCGATGGGCACATTGGTCGCGTGTCGGTGCTCAAGGACTGGCGCGGTTTGAAAGTGGGCGATGCGCTGATGCAAGCAGTGATCGGCGAAGCTGAAAAACGCGGGTTGAAGCAGCAAATGCTCAGCGCGCAGGTGCAGGCCACGGCGTTCTATGAGCGTTTGGGCTTCAGCCTGGTCAGTGAGGAATTCCTCGAAGCCGGGATTCCACATGTCGACATGGTCCGGCATTCGGTCTGAGACCGAGTAGCCCCCATCGCGAGCAAGCTCGCTCCCACAATTGGAATGCATTCCCCTGTGGGAGCGAGCTTGCTCGCGATAGGGGCTTCAAGAACACCACAAAACGCCCCGCCATCTTCGGATGCCGGGGCGTTTTGCTGTGCGCGATTCAACTTGCCCCACCCCGTGCCGACAAACTGGCAATATCAAGCCTTTCGAAAGCGGAGATAACGGACATGTCCCTACGCACCCTGCTCACCACGCTGCTGCTGACCTGCAGTTTTTCGGTCATGGCCGCCACCGAAATTGTGCCCCTGAGCTACCACACCAGCGCCGACATGCTGCCGATGGCGCAGGATTTCATCGGCAAGGACGGCCAGGTCAGCGCCTACGGCAATCAACTGATCGTCAACGCTGACCAACGCAAGATCGACGAACTCAAAGCGCTGATCGCGCAGCTGGATACCCAACCCAAGCGCCTGCTGATCACCGTCGACACCAACGAAAACAATTACCAGGGCGATCAGGGTTATTCGGTGAATGGCGTCAAGCCGAGCCAGACCCGCATCATCAACCGCAGCACCAACAGCCGTGATGGCGGCGTCCAGCAAATCCAGGCCAGCGAAGGTTCACCGGCGCTGATCCAGGTCGGCCAAAGCGTGCCGTTGACCAGCAGCCAGACCGATTCCTACGGTGATTTGCGCAGCCAGACCGAATATCGCAACGTCACACAGGGTTTCTACGTCACTGCCAGCGTCACCGGTGACATCGTTCACTTGGCAATCGGTACCAATCGTGACCGCATGAGCCAGGAACGTCCCGATGTAGTGAATGTGCAAAGTACCGACACAACTGTCACCGGGCGCCTGGGCGAGTGGATCACCCTCGCCGGCGTGAACCGGCAGACTCAGGCCGACAAACAGGGCCTGACCCGCAGCTACTCTACTCAGGGCCGCGATGACATGACGCTGCGAGTGAAAGTCGACACGCTGGACTAAAGCACCGAAAACTGACTGATTAGTCGTATTAGACTAAAGATGTAGTGCTTGAAAAAAAGCACTACAAAACGTTTGACGGGCTAAAAAAGCAAAGGCATGATGGCCTCGCTCCCGCTAATCAGGGGCCCTGGAAAGGGCCTTCGGATCGACGCCTGCATCTACCCCGCAAGCCGATTCGTGTCTGTACCGCCCACAAGGTGTGTTTGACGAGGTTGCCGACTGGAACGAAGTTGTCCCGAGGGACGGAAGCGTAATTAGGTAACCCGGCTCCACACTGATGTTTGTATGAAGGCCCACGACGCCCGAATGCGCTCGCCAGTTCGCCCTTACCTGCTCACTTCCCCTCGAGCCCATCGTTCATCCCGTCGCCACCCCCGCCGAATCCGACTTGAGCACCTAAGCTTCTGGTCAGCGAGCATGAATTTTTCACCCAAGACGACTTTTCATACAAGACGCGACGAGGTTTAACTCCATGGCACTGACACGCGAACAGCAAATTGCAGCCCTCGAAAAAGACTGGGCTGAAAACCCACGCTGGAAAGGCGTGACACGCGCTTACTCCGCTGCTGACGTCGTCCGCCTGCGCGGTTCGGTTCAACCTGAGCACACCTTTGCAAAACTCGGCGCCGAAAAGCTCTGGAACCTGGTCACCCAAGGTGCCAAGCCGTCCTTCCGTCCTGAGAAAGATTTCGTCAACTGCATGGGCGCCCTGACTGGCGGCCAGGCTGTTCAGCAAGTCAAAGCCGGTATCCAGGCTATTTACCTGTCGGGCTGGCAAGTGGCTGCGGACAACAACTCCGCCGAATCGATGTACCCGGACCAATCGCTGTACCCGGTGGACTCGGTGCCAACCGTGGTCAAGCGCATCAACAACTCGTTCCGTCGTGCTGACCAGATCCAGTGGAAAGCCGGTAAAGGTCCGGGCGACGAAGGCTACATCGACTACTTCGCACCAATCGTGGCTGACGCCGAAGCCGGTTTCGGCGGTGTACTGAACGCTTACGAATTGATGAAAAGCATGATCGAAGCAGGCGCCGCCGGCGTTCACTTCGAAGACCAGCTGGCTTCCGTGAAAAAATGCGGGCACATGGGCGGCAAGGTTCTGGTGCCAACCCAGGAAGCCGTACAGAAGCTGACCGCTGCTCGTCTGGCGGCTGACGTTGCCGGCACACCGACCATCATTCTGGCGCGTACCGACGCTAACGCAGCTGACCTGCTGACCTCCGATTGCGACCCGTACGACCAGCCATTCGTGACTGGCGAACGCACCCAGGAAGGTTTCTACAAAGTGCGCGCCGGTCTCGACCAGGCAATCGCTCGCGGCCTGGCCTACGCGCCGTACGCCGACCTGATCTGGTGCGAAACCGCCAAGCCGGATCTGGACGAAGCTCGTCGCTTTGCTGAAGCGATCAAAAAGGAATACCCGGACCAACTGCTGTCGTACAACTGCTCGCCTTCCTTCAACTGGAAGAAAAACCTGGACGACGCGACCATCGCCAAGTTCCAGCGCGAACTGTCCGCCATGGGTTACAAGCACCAGTTCATCACCCTGGCCGGCATTCACAACATGTGGCACAGCATGTTCAACCTGGCGCACGACTACGCCCGCAACGACATGACTGCTTACGTGAAGCTGCAAGAGCAGGAATTCGCTGACGCCGCCAAGGGTTACACCTTCGTTGCGCACCAGCAGGAAGTGGGCACCGGCTACTTCGACGACATGACCACCGTGATTCAGGGCGGCTCGTCTTCGGTCACCGCGCTGACCGGTTCGACTGAAGAAGAACAGTTCCACTGATAGCTGAGCAAACGGCCGCTGCGTACCGATAAAAAGCTAACCGCAACGCCGCACATCTAACGCCCCGACAGGTTCGGGGCGTTTTTTTGCGTGGGATTTCTTCCGTCCCACCTTCCCTGTAGCAGCTGCCGAAGGCTGCGTTCGAGGACGAAGTCCTCGCTGATCCCACGAATTGAACTCACCTGAAAAACATCACCGCTTGATTAACGACTGCTGCGCAGCCGAACGCAGCCTTCGGCAGCTGCTACAGGGATGTGCGCGTAGCGGACCTTGCGCGAAAAAACATTGATCCAGAGCGGTATCGCGATCGCCAAAACCGGGTAAAACCTGCCCACGTGCAACTTGCAGTAACGGCTATATAAGACAACTTCCCACTCACTCGCCCGTTAAACACTTTGAAAACCGCCGCAAACAATATTGATTATCATTTAGCCACAACTTTGTTCGTTACATTTGCCACAAAACAATATTGATGAAATGCCGGCTAATGCCCGGAGCGCATGGGTCGCAGGGCTGTGGAGGTACGCTATGTCCTTATTCCGCTAAATAATTTCGCCACAGGAATTTTACTTGCACGGTGTTGTGCCATAAAATCACCGCGATTGATTGCTGCGACATATCGTCACTGCTTTGTTTCTATCAAGCTCAGAGACCTTTGCTCTCTGTTAAGGATTACCAGCATGCCCGAAGCGACAGGACTCATGGCCCACAACTGGGGCTTTGCCATTTTCCTTCTGGGCGTCGTCGGCCTCTGCGCCTTCATGCTCGGCGTCTCCAGCCTCCTCGGGTCAAAAGCCTGGGGCCGCAGCAAAAACGAACCGTTCGAGTCCGGCAT
The window above is part of the Pseudomonas prosekii genome. Proteins encoded here:
- the icd gene encoding NADP-dependent isocitrate dehydrogenase, with amino-acid sequence MGYKKIQVPAVGDKITVNADHSLNVPNNPIIPFIEGDGIGVDISPVMIKVVDAAVKKAYGGERKISWMEVFAGEKATQVYDQDTWLPQETLDAVKDYVVSIKGPLTTPVGGGIRSLNVALRQQLDLYVCLRPVRWFEGVPSPVKKPGDVDMTIFRENSEDIYAGIEWKAGSPEATKVIKFLKEEMGVTKIRFDENCGIGVKPVSLQGTKRLARKALQYVVDNDRDSLTIVHKGNIMKFTEGAFKEWAYEVAAEEFGATLLDGGPWMQFKNPKTGKNVIVKDAIADAMLQQILLRPAEYDVIATLNLNGDYLSDALAAEVGGIGIAPGANLSDTIAMFEATHGTAPKYAGKDQVNPGSLILSAEMMLRHMGWTEAADLIIKGTNGAISAKTVTYDFHRLMDGAQLLSSSAFGDALISHM
- a CDS encoding NADP-dependent isocitrate dehydrogenase, whose translation is MPTRSKIIYTFTDEAPALATYSLLPIVEAFTASADIAVETRDISLAGRILASFPEQLGDKAVADHLAELGDLAVTPEANIIKLPNISASVPQLQAAIKELQAQGFALPDYPETVSSDADKEAKSRYDKIKGSAVNPVLREGNSDRRAPLSVKNYARKHPHKMGAWAADSKSHVAHMSTGDFYGSEKAALIDAADAVKIELIAQDGTATVLKEKTSVQAGEILDCAVMSKNALRSFIAAEIEDAKAKGVLLSVHLKATMMKVSDPIMFGQIVAEFYKDALAKHADVLAQIGFNLNNGIGDLYARIKALPAEQQAQIEADIQAVYAVRPSLAMVNSDKGITNLHVPSDVIVDASMPAMIRDSGKMWGTDGQLHDTKAVIPDRCYATIYQAVIEDCKANGAFDPTTMGSVPNVGLMAKKAEEYGSHDKTFQIKANGVVRVTDSKGALLLEQSVETGDIFRMCQTKDAPIQDWVKLAVNRARASSTPAIFWLDPMRAHDGVVIEKVQAYLKDHDTSGLDIRIMSPVDAMKFTLDRTREGKDTISVTGNVLRDYLTDLFPIMELGTSAKMLSIVPLMNGGGLFETGAGGSAPKHVQQLLEENFLRWDSLGEFLALAASLEHLGVTYNNPKALVLAKTLDQATGQFLDNNKSPSRKVGNIDNRGSHFYLALYWAQALAAQSEDTALQAQFGQLAKTLTENEATIVAELNAVQGKPVDIGGYYHANAELISKAMRPSNTFNAAIAALV
- a CDS encoding NUDIX hydrolase, which produces MTWLPHITVATIVEDNGRFLMVEELKGGRAVLNQPAGHLDPNETLIEAAVRETLEETGWDVEPTAIVGLYLYTAPSNGVTYQRVCFIAKALKHNPDYQLDDGILGAKWLTRDELLAQRANWRSELIIRCIDDYLDGKHFGLELIRPSL
- the mnmA gene encoding tRNA 2-thiouridine(34) synthase MnmA, translating into MRDPAPSDTQKKRVIVGMSGGVDSSVSALLLIEQGYEVEGLFMKNWEEDDGTEYCTAMDDLADAQAVCDKIGIKLHTANFAAEYWDNVFEHFLAEYKAGRTPNPDILCNREIKFKAFLDYAMVLGADLIATGHYVRRRDIDGRTELLKGLDPNKDQSYFLHAVGGEQIAKTLFPVGELEKPEVRAIAEKHDLATAKKKDSTGICFIGERRFSDFLKQYLPAQPGEIKTTEGEVIGRHHGLMYHTIGQRQGLGIGGLKDASDEPWYVLIKDLVNNELIVGQGNDHPYLFSRALLASDIYWVNPIDLSQPRRLTAKVRYRQSDQACTLEKTASGYRATFDDPQRAVTPGQSVVFYDGEICLGGGVIEVAEPWTRQDTAQGAAQ
- the hflD gene encoding high frequency lysogenization protein HflD is translated as MSPTQEQLTALGGVFLAAVLVDKIAKTGQTSEAGLACMLGSLLIRDPKDTLEVYGGDDLNLREGYRALIGALERDPSTLQREPLRYALAMLGLERQLAKRDDMLDVIGKRLPQIQSQVEHFGPAHENVIAACGALYQDTLSTLRQRIQVHGDMRNLQQPSNASKIRALLLAGIRSARLWRQLGGHRWQLVISRRKLLKELYPLMRSS
- the purB gene encoding adenylosuccinate lyase; protein product: MQLSSLTAVSPVDGRYAGKTQALRPIFSEYGLIRARVLVEVRWLQRLAAHPGISEVPAFSAEANAVLNTLADNFALEHAERVKEIERTTNHDVKAIEYLLKEQAAKLPELAKVSEFIHFACTSEDINNLSHALMLREGRDDVMLPLMRQTAEAIRELAVRFADVPMLSRTHGQPASPTTLGKELANVVYRLERQIAQVAAVPLLGKINGAVGNYNAHLSAYPEIDWEENARAFIEDELGLGFNPYTTQIEPHDYIAELFDAIARFNTILIDFDRDIWGYISLGYFKQRTIAGEIGSSTMPHKVNPIDFENSEGNLGIANALFQHLASKLPISRWQRDLTDSTVLRNLGVGFAHSVIAYEASLKGISKLELNAQKIAADLDACWEVLAEPIQTVMRRYNIENPYEKLKELTRGKGISPEALQTFIDGLDMPAAAKAELKLLTPANYIGNAVEQAKRI